A region of the Silene latifolia isolate original U9 population chromosome 9, ASM4854445v1, whole genome shotgun sequence genome:
GTGCAAAAACAATATTAGCACTAACATATGCACGCCAATGTGTAGGATCATAAACACCACCATGATTATTACAAGAAACAGGCAGTTTATAATGAAACAAAGGCCACAGATAATGCTTACAGAAACCATGATAATACTTATTCTGAACATCATTTGCTAAAAAAACAGGCAAACAGTTGAATTCATCCATCAAAAACTGTGAaatttcttcctgtttttcagcATCAATCTCAACTTTTAAACACCCAATATAAAGAATATTAATTTTTGGGTCTAAACCATCTTTAAGCTGCAAATAAAGAGAATCTTCATCATAATCAAACCTCCATTGATGATCTTGTTTATAAGCTTTTAAAGGAAGTTGATTTGCAACTATGATGATTCTTTGTCCTATAACAGGTGATAATGGAGAATCTGAAGCATCAAATTCTGGGATTATTCCTGATTTTGTAATTACTGATGGAATTCTTCCCATTTTATACTCTAATTCTGGCAATTCCTCAAGATTTAGAAGATTAAAACAAGGTCTAGAAAGCATGATTCTTTGTATTTCTTTTCAAATTCTAACAAATACCCAAGTACTAAAAAgatgaaaacttgaaaaagatTGAGAAAAACTGACAAAAAAAGATGAAATCTTTTGTGGGTTTATTGTGTTTAAGATTAAGATGAGAACAATGAGTTTCATGTGAATGAAGTATATACTAATGTAGGTTTTTTTTTAAGTACTTTTTTTAAAAGTAGTAGTGTTCTCCTTAGAAAGGCTTTATATAAGAATTGTCGTTATTTATTAGTGCATGAAATTGGATAAGGAAGAAGAAATTCGTTATGGAATGAATTTTTTGTTTAATGAAACTTAGTACATGGGAAAACAAGTATGAATATGGAAAGGAAGATTGAAGATTTTGGAAAGGTGGCTACAAAAGTTTTAAGATTGGGGAGTTGTTTACGAATATGTAAATATATTTTGGATTAATGTTAGTAATAAAATAAAGGGAGGATAAGAACAAATGGACCGACTTTGGTCTAAGGTGGTACGTAATTACTTAGGTGTGGAAATCTTTTTAACAATTAATAAAAAGATTTGGTAGTTCTTTGCTATTGGATATGGATAAAAGGATTGATGGAGAAAGTAGGGAATTTATCACTATTAACAACGACTCACGTAAGTTGGTATTTTGACATTCCTACAAACGCCACGTCCAAGCTCTTAATTTTTTAGATTGTTAAGGGGGTTGGCGGGTTGCGATATACTAGTTTTATATCCGTGTAAATTGCACGGGGTTGTAGTTTAGGGTTGATTAAGTAGTGTTGTTAATAGGAAATGCTCTTTTATGGCAATTAGGGGtgggcaccggtccaaaaccggaccggaccggaccggaaccggTTTGGACCGGAATCGGAATCGACAAAATTCAtggaccgggaccggaccggaaaaattccggtccgagatcggaccggaccggttggaccggaattacccactttttcaaattccggtccaaAAATTCCGATCCATTGGaccggaataaaaatacaattttaagaaaaaaaatgaaaataacaataatttcgggcattccggtccaaaccggtccggaccggaaaataccggaccggaccggaaaccggaatcttggaaaatggtggaccggagaccggaccggaatttttaattcTGGTTTCAGTCCACtagattccggtccggaccggtccatttttccggtccggaccggattatgcccacctCTAATGGCAATATCAATTTGGGAATTCtgaaaatacaaaaataaattcAAGAAAATTGGAAGAGTTAACAAAAGTCGACAAATTGAAAAGAAATAAGTACAACAAAAAGCTGTTATGGGATACAATCATAAGTTAATTGaactatcacaaattctcattatagacggacactatccgtctatacgtatagacggataccattttccctcacaaaatacccatttgccataaagtggagagcacatgggggtgccccaccttgtcctctctacccattttattagaggtctttacccgtttgttcgccccacccgtctataccaagacctattgttgaACTATAACTTCTCAAAAACTTCTTTATACACTACGTTATTTGTTCTATTGGACACGCGTTTATCATTATCGCAAATCAGAATCGTCAATCCCTTTTTGCTTGTGACTCTTGAAATAGCGACATAGAGCTGACCGTGCGTAAACAACGACATTGGAAGGTAGAGGCCGACATGTGCTAGGGACTGTCCTTGGCTCTTATTTTTTGTCATTGCAAAACACAGCGCAACGGGGAATTGTCTTCTGTCAAACTGTACCGGGAACTTACTGGAATCAGATGGAGTAAGTGGAATACGAGCAATATGCACTTTATCGCCCTTATGACTACCCGATAAAACTGTTGCTCTAATCACAAGTGATCCCAAATCTGTCACTATAAGTCGAGTGCCATTGCACAATCCGCGAGATTGGTCAATGTTCCGAAGAAGCATAACTATAGCACCAACCTTCAGCTTTAATTCGTGATTTGGAAGCCCCGAACACTTAATGGAGTTAAGAAATTCTGTGGAGTACAGATCACGGACCCCAATATTGCTCTCATCTTTACTAACCTCGTCTGAGCTGAAGTAAATTTTCTCTGTTCCATCGATTTGAGATAATACAGTCATTAAGGAAATCAACGATCTCATGTGTAGGTGCAAGGACGACTCTCTCCTGAAGATACTCGAGATTCGATAGTTGATTATCGAGGGATGGGTAAATGGCGTCTACAATCAAAGCGATAGGATCTCCAGTGTGTTGAATCAAAATGTCATTCGGCAACTCTAATTCAACTTCCCTATCATTCGGATCTCCAACTTCCCCGTCTCCAACTTTTAGTATTCATTCTGAAAACTCCTTTATCTGAGCATGTTCGGAACACGAATCTCCACCTCGAAGGCGCATATTTTTTGTCAATTTCAACACCTTGTATGATTAAACAAATATGTAGTTTATGAGGTCATATAAAGTAAAGTAAATTTATAACCGTTACATATGGAATAGTTAATTCAAAACGTGCATTTTTTCGTACCTTGCAAGTAGATCACAAATTTGAAGCACAAAGTGACGCATTCACGATTTCCGATCTGCTGCCTTTAGGGATAACGGGAAGTATTTGTCGAAAATCACCTCCAAATACGACAACCTTGCCACCAAATAGTTGATTGATATATCCGTCGTTCGAAAAACGCACAACATCTCTTAAACTCCTGTCAACAACCTCGAAAGCATATTTGTGCGTCATTCGTGCTTCGTCCCATATAATAAGCTTTGTCCTAATTAAGAGTTCGGCTAAATCACTTCCTGGTTTAATCCTTGAACATGTAGAATTTTCAACTACATTGAGTGGGATATTAAGTCTTGAATAAGCAGTTATTCCACAGGGAAGTAAGGTAGCTGCAATGCCGCTGGATGCTACAGGAAGCACAATGTGTCCTCTACTTCTCAATGTCGCGCATAAGGTTCGCCAAATAAAAGTTTTACCCGTCCCTCCATATCCATATACAAAGAAAACACCTCCGCGATTATTACGGACTGCGTCCAttatctcattatagacggcccTTTGCTCGTTAGTCCTGGAAGATAAAAGGTGCACATGTTCTTCCCCTAAAGAAACTATGTCATAAGATAGCTCGTCGGATACTAACGTGTTCACGGGATGAGGTGTTGATGATTCAGGAAAAGGCATGTCTTCAAACCTACGTAAGCTACTGCCGTTGGGTTGAAGACATGCTTCTATATCTAGCAACGCATAATTCTTAAGTTCATCCTCCGTTAATCGCAGGCTGTGAATTTAATAGGCGCACACCATTTTAAAAGTATATTAAGCAATTATTACACGGCAGGGCTTAAATAAAAGGGGAGTTACTATAATATTATACTCTCTCTCATTTACTATAATGTTCCAATATCATATGGGCACAATACTTTAGGAAAACTATAAAAAAATGAGGAAAgggttgggtggggtttggtgataggagagaggggtgaataattaggagttaagtaaagaattgtggggccaaaacattaaggaaagtaataaaataagagtaaaagagttgtgtgggggtttggtgatatgagagagggatgaataaaataagagtaaaagttaccaaaaatgTAAAGGGGAaaattacttgaataatccgttttgggaaaTAGGGGACATTATAGTGAATGAGAGGGAGTATGAATTTACAGTAATCACAAAATGATCATTTAACAACTAACCTTGGTTTTGAAGCGCACTACGTTGTTGATATAGGATGTCATTTGAAAGATGCTTCCAAGTTTTCTCCCACACTTTACTTGGCATCGCTATAGTAACAGACAACAATAAAGTGACAAAGAGGTTTCTTAAATAAGACCCGGAACCCCAACGGCTTGCTTCCTCTATAGCGTCAATGTACTCCTTATCATCTCCAAGCAGCCCACGCGCATAACATGCACCTCTGAACGTAGGATGCAAAACATCATCAAACCACCTTAAATCCTCGTAAGATTTAGGACCCTGGACGAAGTTTAATAGAATTCTCATATAATATAGTTCACCACAATTAGGGGAAACATTATGCATTCTTCCAATAGCAAAACCACTTTTTCTAGGATGCCAAGCACGTTCTTCTTGTTTACACACGAATTTCGTCGGGAACTGGCTGTATAATAGTTGTTGTGCCTCCTCGCTAGATTTATTACAATCCATCCAAGCCAAGAACTTTGTCATACCGATTGTGGGATTATCGATGACTGCATCAATATGGTCTTCGTCGTTAAAAACAACGCTTTACTCATCAAGAAGGTGAAAGCGCAATCTTTCAACAGGAGGAGTCCTATAATGGATTTCAAAGCCGAAGATTCTCCACACAGCTTCGCATGCTGAGATATAACGACAATCATGGAACCTCTATATCTCGTCTATTTGGCCGGGATTCTCCTCGTTTCGACGACGATAAGAAGATTGCATTGTGGCTCGATCAGGCCCCTTATTTATGTACTTGAACAAATACTTGATTGATCGATCTTGATTACATCATTCGACATTTATGTGGGCATGATATTTTAACAATAATTGCGCATTATATGGAACTACCCACTCATTGCCAAGTTTGCGTCCACTCTTCACCACGGTAAATCCCTTCTCCCTCCTCATATATACAGGATACCCATCGTCGTCAACCATTGTGCTTTCGATGCACCTCATCGGAAAGTTTCTTGAGCACTTAGATGCAACCATACACGGGAAAGTAGGGAAGTCTTTGCCACATGGACCGTGTATCATATTCTCCTTCACAAGAGCATATAACAAAGAGTTTTCATCAGGATCGGGTATCTCAGCACTAATAATTTTATCTACATTTGTGGCCTCCGCAAATTTGTCATCACGATGAAGAAATATTAGAATATGAGCATGTGGCAACCCACGTTTCTGAAATTCAATAGTGTACGTGCCTGAAAGATTAGCCAAAACAATCTTAAGTTTTTTATTCGTACGACATTAAGAAAAAACATGAATGGTAGTACTCGAAAGATTTATGTGTAACCTCACCTCCAATGACACGTCCGAATATTTGACGGTCTTTCAAATCTTTCATTACTTCCGCCAGTTTCATCTTGAAAACACGACTAAGAATATCAGGTCGATCCTCCGGCCTGACGTCTTTGTTACCGACATATGAATTACTCAATTATTACATTGGCCAATTgaaattgttaaaaaaaaaagaaattttacAGTTGCTTGAATTGAAATAACACAAGTGCCAATTGATATGAATTGAAATGACACAAGTGTCTTTGCTACAATTACTTGAATTAACTCACCCTACACAGATATAAATTTATTTTGTTAAATTTTGAGGCAGTAGAAAACTTATATTTTGTAAACGAAAACATTGAAAATGCAAACCAAATTTACCTCACTGCCGATACAAATGAACTCCATTCCGTACAGTTTTCTTTTTGTAGCATCTTTTTCATCTGAATCACGGATCAATTTTCTAAGAACACGAACTGTGACTTCACATTTTTTTGCATATGCTTCCATTGTTTTCACTTTTGTTGGTACCATaattattcccatattattttcCTATTTTTTGGACAATTTCTCACGTTTTGTTGTTTTGGCAGATGAAATTAACAAACTATGTTGATACCTTTATCTGTATTGCAATTAATATATTATAATTATAAGTTGGTTGAAAAGAAAGTGGTAAAGAGATAGTGGAGGCAGTTTTAGGAGTGGTGGTGTTTCTATAATAAACTGCCTATATTGTGGGTTCATTTAGGGTTCATTGGCAATATGATGTGAAGGCAGATATTTTATTGGATGATTTGTTACCTAAATTTGAGAAGGTTGGGTAATTGGGTCATTAAGTCCATTCTGATTCTAAGTTGGACTTAAACTAATTTGCATAATTGGATTTGGGTCTAATTTTTTGGATGACGATATCGGGCCATAAAGTTTCACTTGTAGTAGTAGAAAATATCGGGTAGCCTGTCATTGCTACAACCTGATAGCGGGTTGTCAGTTGATTGTAGCTGTCGTATTTTTTGCTCCAAGCAGTACCTCGATGATGATTGCCTCTCTATCCAGATCTGAGGGgacatttatttaattatttaattatatattatatattatattattattattattattattattattattattattattattattattattattattattattattattattattattattattattattattattatttattggaatttaatctaagtaatttTATTCATACTTCAAGTATATTGCATACTAAAATTTACGGCTTagtatttattattttttaatttttttaatttatattatggtaattacattaattattttcaagtttataATTATGGAACATACGGTTGAGACGTGTCTTGGATAATACATGCTGAAATTAGAATACGAAATTATGAATTTAGTGTCTATTACGTCCCTGaatttgtaattatatttaaTCATGCTGCTGTAATTTATATTTTTATGTAATTGAACATTGAACATTACAAAAAAAAAGTGACGTAATTTGTATTGTAGATTGTAATTTGTATTAATTTGTATTTGTATTTAATAGAACATTGAACATTTCATAAAAAGCAATGTAATTAAAGAGGGCGGATGTAATTAAATCAGGAAGGGATACTGGTCCCTGAAATTAAGGAAGTTAATTTTTGCTTTGAAAAATCAACAGACAACCACAGGCTGACAACTCAGCtctgtggttgttcttttaataaaTAGGATGGTCGACGTTTTTTCTATTTTTGACTACTCTTGTTATATTTCTAGTGTCACTCTTTTCCTCTTCTCTCTTAAATTCTTCCAAAACCaacacttttaaaaaaaaaaaatcaagatcGAAATCAATGTCGAACGATCAATCATCATTGgtaaattaactaactaatacCTTCTTATATTGAATCGTTTTTTAACTAGAAATCGCATGACATTGCTTAAACATGTTTGTAAGTTGGAATTTCCATGAAATTAGGCAAATCTAATTGTTTGACCTATCGTATAATGTAATAAGATCATCGAATTTGGATGAAATTGCGTAAATCGAATTTCCATGAAAGCACGACGAACtttgaaaattgaaattaaaCGTCCATCCATGAACAAGACATTGAGACCTTAAAGTACAATTCATAGTTAGACATTGATATTCAACATCCAACCATGGATGGACATTGAGTTTCAGCGTCCAACCATGGATGGAATTTTGGCCCCTGCATTTGATTGTCTGTCAGCAAGTTCAACAAGGGCTCCTTCAATTCGCATCCAACACATTTCGACAACATTTTGACAGATTATAAACTAGATGCTCTTACCAAACCGCTTGTGCTTTCTCGTTTCTATCGTTTGCTTCTCAAGACTGGTCTCTCATTTGGATCGTCCATCATTTTACAAGAGCATATTAAGGATAATGCTACTAATGACTACGTCTCTCCTATGACTCACACGAGTCACACGTCTAGTCTATTATTACTCCGTCTCCTATGTCCACTGTTGTTACTCTTTCCTAATTCTACCTTGTGTATATTTCTAGCATTCTAGTTAACGTATAAGTATATTCAAACTTTCTTATTACTTGTATAAATACTCGTCTTATGATTAATAAAACTCAAGCACAATGTATACCTCTTATCTTTCTTACATTAAAAAGTTCTATTAGACTTTTTATTGATAATATCGGGTGTCTAATcattgttttagttttagtcaTGTTTCACTTGTCAGGCGTGGCAAACACGCTCAACACATTGCCAGATTGTGTACGTTGGTACGGGATGTGATCATGTGATTGTGCTTGATTCTGTTTTCCTGTAAGCCATTTTAACTCCGGTGTATCTTAACTTACAATAAAACTTAAAAGAAGCATTTAATCCCATGTAAGGTGAATTTACATAAAGATAATGTAAAATGAGTCTAAAAATCCTCTATCTAGTAAAAGAATAGGTGATCTTAATAGTTTTCCCGCCAAAATGCACATTTCTTAAATAAGGAATCTAATGATAATTAAGTGCATTtaataaataaggaaactaatggttacaatttatttcatttaattattattttttcattaaaattaatctttcatcaaattatattatttcctCTAAAttctaaactataatattttaattaattagaataaataaaaatgatataaaactataaattattaaatcttttattgataaatattactccctcctattcactaacatcttccacatttcctAAACCGGTAAGTCACAATTATCTTCCACTTTTCTTATTTGTCTATCGTTTGtcgttaatataacatgtaacccCACATTCTCTCTCCTACGTTCATTTTCTTCAACATATTACCATTCCACTaaatactagttttaaacccgtgcaaaattgcacgggtatgtatttggacCGGTATTAATGTATTTggatgtatattttttttttgcatttctattgtacttatctacttggtctaaatcaacgatctacataattaatgtttaaatttgttacaaatacgtgttcacatgcactggtttatgaggaaataacgtaatctactcttgtaaataaaaattgcatacataaaaaactttacatccggataaaagaaatataatctaataataaactttaacatatgcaagttattctaaaaattgaaaaatttcatgataCACTACATTAGTAGTCATAGTAGAAGTACGCATATCTGAGTCACAAATTAGAATTTTCAAGCCTTCTTTTCGGGTGACCCTGGAAAGTGCGACATAAAGCTGGCCATGACTAAACACTAGTCTTGGAAGATAGATGCTGACCTGAGATAAAGACTGCCCTTGACTCTTGTTTATCGTCATTGCAAAACAAACAGCGAAGGGGAATTGCCTTATACTGAAACGTACCGGAAATCTACTGGTGTCCGATGGAGTAAGTGTTAGTCTAGCAATATGCACTCTATCACCTTTATGACTACCAGTTAAGACAGTACATCTTATCACGCGTGCCCCTAAATCAGTCACAATTAGTCTCGTACCGTTACACAACCCACGTGATTGATCAATGTTTCGCAGAAGCATCACCATAGCACCGACCTTCAACTTCAATTGGTGATTCGGGAGTCCGGCACATTTGATACTGTTGAGGAATTCACTAGAGTGAATGTCACCATCACCTGTACCTATGGCATCACTAGACACCTCATCGGAGCTTAAATAAATTCTCTCATCCTTTTTAATAAGCGACAAAACATATTCATTTACCGATTCAACAATCTCGTGAGTAGGGGCGAGGATTGCCCTTTGTTGGAGATATTCCGGATTCCACAATTGTGCAAGCAGATCCGGATAAGCGACATCTACTAATGTCTTAATAGGATTCGTCACATCCTGAATGAGTAAGTCGGCTGGTAATTCTAGATCAACTTCTCCATCATTTTCACCGCCTGTTataccatctccaatctccaagaGCCATTCGGAGAATTTTCGTAACTCCTCAACATTGCCACTTGAACTACCAACTTGCAATCGCATATTTTTGGTCAATCTAAGTACCTATACATGGTATACGTTTTATATCATTTAAATACAGTACGACAATAATAATTTAAGTAAGACTCACATAAAACGGTAATATTGATATTTAAAGAAAGAAATATATACCTTGCAGAAAGACCACAAATACGATGAACACAGGGATGTAGCCACAACATCTgctctacttccttttgaaacaACCGGTAATGTCTGTCTAAAATCACCCCCGATTACCACAACTTTCCCACCAAACGGCAGGTCAGCATTTCCCACGTGCAAAAGACGCATTACATCTTTTAAACTTTTATCAAGGGCCTCAAAGCAATGCCTATGAGTCATCGGTGCTTCATCCCATATTATGAGTTTAGCACGTATCAAAAGTTCAGCTAAATCACTGTCAGGCTTAATTCGGGAGCAGATGGAGTCCTCCGTTATATTAATGGAAATTCCAAACCTGGAATGAGCTGTTACACCACCTGGTATCAAAGTTGCTGCAATTCCACTTGACGCAACAACCACAACAATATCGCCCTTACTTCTGAAACCGGCACACAAAGCTCTCCAAAGGAAAGTTTTCCCAATTCCACCATATCCATAAACGAAGAACACCCCTCCTTTGTTATTTAAAGCAGCTTCCATAACTTCATTATACACCAACCTCTGCTCGTCAGTCATTGAAGATAGCTGAATCTCATGTTCTTCACTCAAGTATTGTCTATCGTACGACAACACATCCATGACTAAACTATTTCGATGATGTGCCGTTGCAGACATGTCTGGGAACGGCATTCCCTCAAATCGACGAAGTGAACTACCATTTATTTGAAGAGAATTTTCAATATCAATAAGTGAATAATTTTGCAACTCTTCATCGGTAAGTTGTAAATATGTGGTTAAAAAAGTTGCAATATTATCTATGTGATTTTATATACTGCAGCAATAAATTCATGGAATAGATGAAGGTAAGAATgcgaaatatgaagaattgtttTAAAGTTGTTCTAATTAAAATAGCGGTAAATGTTTACTATTAAATGAAGACACATTTTGATTGTTAAGAACAGTGCGTTGCCTATGAAGGATGTCATCCGATAGCAGTTGCCAAGTTTCGTCCCAGATTCTGCTCGGCATAGACAAAGTAACACAAAATAATAACGTCGCGAACAGATTTCTCAAGTAGAAGCCAGACCCCCAATCAGATGCTTCGTTGATAGCTGCAATATACTCTCGATCATCACCAATTAAACCCAATGCATAACATGCTTCTCTAAATGTCGGATGAACAAAATCGTTCACAGTCCTAATATCCTCAAAACATTTTCGTCCCTTAACGTGATTCAACAGTACTCTCATGAAATACAACTCACCACATTGCGACGGAACGTGAACCAACCTACCAATTGTAAATCCTTTTTTCCTAAGGCTCCATTCACGGACTTTCTTTTTCCAAGCAAATTTGGTTGAAAATTCACAGTATAATAATTCTTTAGCAACCTGCATCTCTCGTACTGTCGAATTATTACAGCTCATCCAATTAAGAAATTGTGACACCCCGAGCGAAGTATTTTCTACGACCTCATCAACCCAATCATCATCGTGGAACACAATAAGTTGCTCGTCTAGAAGATGGTATTGTAGCCTTTCAACAGCAGGAGTTCTGTAGTGGATATCAAACCCAAATATTCTCCAAGCGGCTTCACATGCATAGAGATATCAACAATCGTAAAACCTCTTAATCTCATCAAATCGACCAGGGTCCTCCTTATTACGACGTGTGTAAGACGACTGCATGGTAACTCGATCAGAGCCCTTGTTAATGTACTTAAATAGGTACTTTATGGATCTAGATTGATTACACCACTCAACATTGATATGAGCCCGATATTTCAACAACAACTGAGAGTTATATGGAATGACAAAATCATTTCCCAGGGGCACATCATCTTTAATCACCGTAACTCCTTTCTTGCTTCTCTTGTATATAGGGTACCCATCACCGTCAACCGTTGTTCTCTCGGTGCACGACTTTGGGTAATATTTTGAGCACTTGTCTCCGACCATACACGGTGATGACGGCTTTGCTTTACCACATGGTCCATGAAGCATAAACTCGCAAACAACACTATGTAAGACGAGATCTGTAGTCGTATCAGGAATCTCCGCTGAAATGATTTTGTCGACATCTGCGGCTGTAGGGAATTTTTCCTCCCATTGTAGGAACAATACTATATGGGCATGAGGGAGTCCACGTTTTTGAAATTCAATAGTATAGACGACTGCAAACAAACGTAAATAAATGTCATTATATTTTTGTACAGTAATGCTATGTCATAAACGATATATTCAGATAAAAGATTAACAATTGGTAGTACCTCCTTGCGCTCTTCTAAAAATATGTCGATCCTTTAAGCCCCTAATCAACTCATCGAGCTTCATTTTAAGGACGTGACACACAATATCTGGACGGTCCTCGGGTTGCAAGCCTCTTTTAGAAACAAATCGTACTATTTCCGGCCACTTTGGATTACATGTTAAACTGATGAATAAATCTGGATAACCAAACCACTTACAAATAGTCATGGTATCAAGGAAATTTGCTTTTTTCCACttgtcacctccggggaaagaAGAAGGCACGATAAACCGAGTACCCGCTGAAAATGGCTCAACATCTCCTCTTCCATCAGCATTTGAGAGGTTCTTATAATTATCAACTCGAAGTCGATCTTGGTTAAAACGAATGAAATTGAGCCTATGCGATTCGACCAGCATATAACAATCAACTAAAAATTGGTGGAATGCCTTACCAGATAATAAGATCATTGGAAATTCAACACCTGGTGGTCTCTCTAGAAGATGATAAGCAAACCACTCCCTACACATTGTTTCTTCACGTGGTTGGTCACTCGTGCTAACACCAATAGAAGATGCACTATGTGGGATACCGGGCCTATACCCATCTTCTCCAGATGGAATTAACAAAGGATATTTTAGGGGGGTGTATAAAGGGTACAACTCAGATATCCGCTGTAAACCACCGGACGACCTTCTGACAATAATATCTCGCTTCTCCATATGTGGACCAATATCTCCCTCAATTAAAGCCGCTACCTCCGAAACTGTTGGAAGATTGTAAGTTCTTCCATCAGTTGACTTCACTGTCCGTATTTACAGTCAGTCTATCCCTAACCATCCTAAATGTCTCTGCAATTGTATTGTGACAATCAATCATATTTTCCAACAATCGTATTAACTCGTCATTGAACCTTGATGGATTTACTGCACTGCATTTTAAAATCAAATTATTCCCTAcggaaaaaaaattattttaaaaaaaacttATTACCGAAAGAAAATGTATTTACCTAATGGCATTTTTTCGATTATGAACTTCCTCTTCCGTGTCATATATGTAAAGTTGAAAGAACTTTGGCCTTGCATCTCCGGTCGGTACCAAAGTCCTTATCCGATGACAATTTTGACCTCCCATCCTAAAGGTGTACGGTCCTCTACCTTGATTGATGGAATGATCGATTTTACCGCCCATAGAAGTGAAGGAAAACATCTAGTTATAAGCTCTAATGTTTTCCTTATAATGCTTTCTAAATCGATGCTGACCGGTCAACAACGACTTTAGAA
Encoded here:
- the LOC141601577 gene encoding uncharacterized protein LOC141601577, translated to MWVSRLLEVKRVEGRDSYGVSAKDFMCDRLIKLMGLVVGGPELVLIKDVEKISSDSGLGPIEAKLGSFMITLMEKFEEQSTHLATVLSHVGPSRSLESGLDASRVYSWMDELDKRIEGFERELKAIRGEVFPHGDRLTFLTSQGSALVMHGKAMANDQSLTLEAAKALSLKILNFERSIQVSHTPCHRSRRTNVSEQIVITTPPSNVSNDPTPSYANTLILTPNQLRVRTTREKRQSRFSKKRAGNVHNDVSQTTVNFTPATSNMTELIFSPTDIIERLVRDLCAEYGEAFSEVNPSVNRIEQSPGSGIFNASYSHGESSRTQQNTSVPLNNDAWEGYWDCGDAEYECDKCHALMWFEERKDKRRGTRRPKFSLCCSDGKVELLFLQQPPELLKSLLTVKSTDGRTYNLPTVSEVAALIEGDIGPHMEKRDIIVRRSSGGLQRISELYPLYTPLKYPLLIPSGEDGYRPGIPHSASSIGVSTSDQPREETMCREWFAYHLLERPPGVEFPMILLSGKAFHQFLVDCYMLVESHRLNFIRFNQDRLRVDNYKNLSNADGRGDVEPFSAGTRFIVPSSFPGGDKWKKANFLDTMTICKWFGYPDLFISLTCNPKWPEIVRFVSKRGLQPEDRPDIVCHVLKMKLDELIRGLKDRHIFRRAQGVVYTIEFQKRGLPHAHIVLFLQWEEKFPTAADVDKIISAEIPDTTTDLVLHSVVCEFMLHGPCGKAKPSSPCMVGDKCSKYYPKSCTERTTVDGDGYPIYKRSKKGVTVIKDDVPLGNDFVIPYNSQLLLKYRAHINVEWCNQSRSIKYLFKYINKGSDRVTMQSSYTRRNKEDPGRFDEIKRTPAVERLQYHLLDEQLIVFHDDDWVDEVVENTSLGVSQFLNWMSCNNSTVREMQVAKELLYCEFSTKFAWKKKVREWSLRKKGFTIGRLVHVPSQCGELYFMRVLLNHVKGRKCFEDIRTVNDFVHPTFREACYALGLIGDDREYIAAINEASDWGSGFYLRNLFATLLFCVTLSMPSRIWDETWQLLSDDILHRQRTVLNNQNVSSFNNNIATFLTTYLQLTDEELQNYSLIDIENSLQINGSSLRRFEGMPFPDMSATAHHRNSLVMDVLSYDRQYLSEEHEIQLSSMTDEQRLVYNEVMEAALNNKGGVFFVYGYGGIGKTFLWRALCAGFRSKGDIVVVVASSGIAATLIPGGVTAHSRFGISINITEDSICSRIKPDSDLAELLIRAKLIIWDEAPMTHRHCFEALDKSLKDVMRLLHVGNADLPFGGKVVVIGGDFRQTLPVVSKGSRADVVATSLCSSYLWSFCKVLRLTKNMRLQVGSSSGNVEELRKFSEWLLEIGDGITGGENDGEVDLELPADLLIQDVTNPIKTLVDVAYPDLLAQLWNPEYLQQRAILAPTHEIVESVNEYVLSLIKKDERIYLSSDEVSSDAIGTGDGDIHSSEFLNSIKCAGLPNHQLKLKVGAMVMLLRNIDQSRGLCNGTRLIVTDLGARVIRCTVLTGSHKGDRVHIARLTLTPSDTSRFPVRFSIRQFPFAVCFAMTINKSQGQSLSQEPLLNLLTDNQMQGPKFHPWLDAETQCPSMVGC